In Rhizobium sp. N324, a single genomic region encodes these proteins:
- a CDS encoding addiction module antidote protein: MLDSDEAIKTFITEALQTGDAKFIASALGVVARAKGMSKIARETGLAREHLYKALSENGNPTLETTLAVMKAIGLELTTRHHAV, translated from the coding sequence TTGCTCGACTCCGACGAAGCCATCAAAACTTTTATTACCGAAGCGCTGCAGACCGGTGACGCGAAATTCATCGCGTCGGCTCTTGGCGTCGTTGCGCGCGCCAAGGGCATGAGCAAAATCGCCAGGGAAACCGGTCTTGCGCGCGAGCATCTCTATAAGGCGCTGAGCGAGAACGGAAATCCTACCCTTGAAACGACACTGGCCGTGATGAAGGCGATCGGGCTAGAACTGACGACGAGGCATCACGCGGTTTGA
- a CDS encoding type II toxin-antitoxin system RelE/ParE family toxin, protein MFVLKQTGTFQKWHKRLKDGKAKAMIALRLQRLAIGHAGDAAPVGEGVSELCIHYGPGYRIYYRKRGETIIVLLCEGDKSTQEADIRTAKRIANGMERRSWLNRSSTSIRLSCSTPTKPSKLLLPKRCRPVTRNSSRRLLASLRAPRA, encoded by the coding sequence ATGTTCGTTCTGAAGCAGACGGGCACTTTCCAGAAGTGGCACAAAAGATTGAAGGATGGAAAGGCGAAGGCAATGATCGCCCTGCGCCTCCAGCGTCTTGCGATCGGGCATGCCGGTGATGCAGCACCGGTTGGCGAAGGGGTGAGTGAACTGTGCATTCACTACGGGCCGGGCTATCGGATCTATTACCGCAAGCGGGGAGAGACCATCATTGTCCTTCTCTGCGAAGGCGACAAGAGCACGCAGGAAGCGGATATAAGAACGGCAAAGAGAATTGCCAATGGAATGGAGCGACGATCATGGCTGAACAGATCTTCGACTTCGATCCGGCTGAGTTGCTCGACTCCGACGAAGCCATCAAAACTTTTATTACCGAAGCGCTGCAGACCGGTGACGCGAAATTCATCGCGTCGGCTCTTGGCGTCGTTGCGCGCGCCAAGGGCATGA
- the bglA gene encoding beta-galactosidase BglA, which translates to MALQAGGNADWWRGAVIYQVYPRSFQDTNSDGLGDLKGITRRLPHIASLGVDAIWLSPFFKSPMADMGYDVSDYCDVDPIFGTLADFDEMMAEAHRLGIKVVIDQVISHTSDRHPWFIESRSSRTNPKADWYVWADPKPDGTAPNNWLSIFGGPGWEWDGVRRQYYQHNFLTSQPDLNFHSRQVQDAVLETVKFWLDRGVDGFRLDTVNYYFCDKQLRSNPPHEPDEDDAGLDAPDSNPYGMQNHLYDKTQPENVDFLKRFRVLLDQYEDRTTVGEVGDGARSLKTVAAYTSGGDKLHMCYTFDLLGPEFSAEHIRGCVEAFQKSVTDGWVCWAFSNHDVMRHVSRFALTAEERPAIAKLAISVLAALRGSICLYQGEELGLPEAELAFEDLRDPYGIRFWPAFKGRDGCRTPMPWEAGKAHAGFTSAEKSWLPVPYEQAALSVDTQEAGDGSVLNHYRRTLAFRKNHPALIEGDMTFIGTNEDLLAFTREKGGEKLLFVFNLARKPAEFRLPEGMVLAEPLAMPGFKAVAGAGSVKLAALDGFCARV; encoded by the coding sequence ATGGCATTGCAGGCAGGCGGGAATGCGGACTGGTGGCGCGGCGCGGTGATCTATCAGGTCTATCCGCGCTCGTTTCAGGACACCAACAGCGACGGGCTCGGCGACCTCAAGGGGATCACCCGCCGGCTGCCGCATATCGCCAGTCTCGGGGTCGACGCAATCTGGCTTTCGCCCTTCTTCAAATCGCCGATGGCCGACATGGGCTATGACGTTTCCGATTATTGCGATGTCGACCCGATCTTCGGGACACTGGCCGATTTCGACGAGATGATGGCCGAGGCGCACCGGCTCGGCATCAAGGTCGTCATCGACCAGGTGATCTCTCATACATCGGACCGGCATCCCTGGTTTATCGAGAGCCGGTCGAGCCGGACCAATCCCAAGGCTGACTGGTATGTCTGGGCCGACCCGAAGCCGGATGGCACGGCGCCGAACAACTGGCTGTCGATCTTCGGCGGGCCGGGCTGGGAGTGGGACGGCGTGCGCAGGCAATATTACCAGCACAATTTTCTCACCTCTCAGCCGGATCTCAATTTCCACAGCAGGCAAGTGCAGGACGCGGTGCTGGAGACGGTGAAATTCTGGCTCGATCGCGGCGTCGACGGCTTTCGGCTGGATACGGTCAACTATTATTTCTGCGACAAGCAGCTCAGAAGCAATCCGCCGCACGAGCCCGATGAGGATGACGCAGGCCTCGATGCGCCCGACAGCAATCCCTACGGCATGCAGAACCACCTCTATGACAAGACGCAGCCTGAGAATGTCGATTTCCTCAAGCGCTTCCGGGTGCTGCTCGACCAGTATGAGGATCGCACGACCGTTGGGGAAGTCGGTGACGGGGCGCGTTCGCTGAAGACGGTGGCGGCCTATACGAGCGGCGGCGACAAGCTGCACATGTGCTACACATTCGATCTGCTGGGGCCGGAGTTCAGCGCCGAGCATATTCGCGGCTGCGTCGAGGCTTTTCAGAAGTCGGTGACCGACGGCTGGGTCTGCTGGGCTTTTTCCAATCACGACGTCATGCGCCATGTCAGCCGGTTCGCGCTGACGGCGGAGGAGCGGCCCGCCATCGCCAAGCTGGCGATCTCCGTGCTTGCTGCGCTGCGCGGCTCGATCTGCCTTTATCAGGGCGAGGAGCTTGGCCTGCCGGAGGCTGAGCTCGCCTTCGAGGATCTGCGCGATCCCTACGGCATCCGCTTCTGGCCGGCCTTCAAGGGCCGCGACGGATGCCGCACGCCGATGCCCTGGGAAGCCGGGAAGGCGCATGCGGGCTTCACCTCTGCCGAAAAGAGCTGGCTGCCGGTGCCTTATGAGCAGGCGGCCCTTTCCGTCGATACGCAGGAGGCAGGCGACGGCTCTGTGCTCAATCACTATCGCAGGACGCTCGCCTTCCGAAAAAACCACCCGGCGTTGATCGAAGGCGACATGACCTTCATTGGCACCAACGAGGACCTGCTCGCCTTCACCCGCGAGAAGGGCGGAGAAAAGCTGCTCTTCGTTTTCAACCTCGCTCGCAAGCCGGCGGAATTCCGCCTGCCGGAGGGCATGGTGCTCGCGGAACCGCTCGCCATGCCGGGGTTTAAGGCAGTGGCTGGCGCGGGCTCGGTGAAACTTGCGGCGCTGGATGGATTCTGTGCACGGGTTTGA
- a CDS encoding peptide ABC transporter substrate-binding protein — translation MNQFTKKFLASAMLGTLLAFSAHAATLNIHNGGDPQSLDPQKLSGDWENRIAGDIFEGLVTEDAKDNPVPGQAESWTISPDGKIYTFKLRDGIKWSDGQSVTAGDFVFAFQRLVDPKNAADYAYLQFTIKNAEKINKGEITDLNQLGVKAIDDKTLEITLENPTPYFLNALMHYTAYPLPKHVVEAKGQDWVKIGNIVTNGPYKPVEWVPGSHVTTVKNDQWYGAKDLKIDGAKFFVLEDQEAALKRYRAGEFDILTDFPTDQYEWMKKNLPGQAHVAPFSGLYYYVINSSKPPFADKRVRQALSMAINREVIGPQILGTGELPAYSWVPPGTANYGEPAYVSWKDLPYKDKVEEAKKLLKEAGFGPDHPLTAELKYNTNDNHKRIAVAIASMWKPLGVNVELVNAETKVHYDQLQRGEVQIGRAGWLADYNDPDNFLNLLVTGVQMNYGRWSNPEYDKLIKDGNAETDLKKRAEIFKKAEQLALDDSAALPIYYYVSKNVVSPKIEGFVDNIQDIHRTRWLSMKE, via the coding sequence ATGAACCAGTTCACGAAAAAATTTCTCGCCTCCGCAATGCTTGGCACATTGCTGGCGTTTTCGGCGCATGCGGCCACGCTCAACATTCACAATGGTGGCGACCCGCAATCGCTCGATCCGCAGAAGCTTTCCGGCGACTGGGAGAACCGTATCGCCGGCGACATTTTCGAAGGTCTCGTCACTGAAGACGCCAAGGACAATCCGGTCCCCGGCCAAGCAGAAAGCTGGACGATTTCCCCTGATGGCAAGATCTATACCTTCAAGCTTCGCGACGGCATCAAGTGGTCCGATGGCCAGTCGGTAACGGCAGGAGACTTCGTCTTCGCCTTCCAGCGCCTCGTCGACCCGAAGAACGCCGCCGATTATGCCTATCTGCAGTTCACCATCAAGAATGCCGAAAAGATCAACAAGGGCGAAATCACCGATCTCAACCAGCTCGGCGTCAAGGCGATCGACGACAAGACGCTTGAAATCACCCTTGAGAACCCGACCCCTTATTTCCTAAATGCGCTGATGCATTACACCGCCTATCCGCTGCCCAAGCACGTCGTCGAGGCGAAAGGCCAGGATTGGGTCAAGATCGGCAACATCGTCACCAACGGCCCTTACAAGCCGGTCGAATGGGTTCCGGGCTCGCATGTCACGACAGTTAAGAACGACCAGTGGTACGGCGCCAAAGACCTGAAGATCGACGGCGCCAAGTTCTTCGTGCTTGAGGATCAGGAAGCGGCACTGAAACGTTACCGTGCTGGCGAATTCGACATCCTCACCGATTTCCCCACCGACCAGTACGAGTGGATGAAGAAGAACCTGCCGGGCCAGGCGCATGTGGCCCCCTTCTCCGGCCTCTATTATTACGTCATCAATTCGAGCAAGCCGCCCTTCGCCGACAAGCGCGTGCGCCAGGCCCTTTCCATGGCGATCAACCGCGAAGTCATCGGGCCGCAAATTCTCGGCACCGGCGAACTGCCGGCCTATTCGTGGGTCCCGCCGGGCACGGCAAACTACGGCGAACCGGCCTACGTTTCCTGGAAGGATCTTCCCTATAAGGACAAGGTCGAAGAAGCCAAGAAGCTGCTGAAGGAGGCCGGTTTCGGTCCGGATCATCCGCTGACCGCCGAACTCAAATACAACACCAACGACAACCATAAGCGCATCGCCGTGGCGATCGCCTCGATGTGGAAGCCGCTCGGCGTCAATGTCGAACTCGTCAACGCCGAGACCAAAGTCCATTATGACCAGTTGCAGCGCGGCGAAGTGCAGATCGGCCGCGCCGGCTGGCTCGCCGACTACAACGATCCGGACAATTTCCTGAACCTGCTGGTCACAGGCGTCCAGATGAATTACGGCCGCTGGTCCAATCCTGAGTACGACAAACTGATCAAGGACGGCAACGCCGAGACGGATCTGAAGAAGCGCGCCGAAATCTTCAAGAAGGCCGAGCAGTTGGCGCTTGATGATTCTGCCGCCCTGCCGATCTACTACTATGTCTCGAAAAACGTCGTTTCGCCGAAGATCGAAGGCTTCGTCGACAACATTCAGGACATCCACCGCACCCGCTGGCTGTCGATGAAAGAGTAA
- a CDS encoding ABC transporter permease subunit, with the protein MIKYALRRLLSTIPVLWIAVTACFFVLRLAPGGPFDGERPLPPVILKNLAVHYNLDKPLIQQYLIYVGDLLRGDLGPSFASEDFSVAQQIMIGLPYTFTIGTAAFLIAIIVGIAVGCLGALYQNKTPDYILGALILVGVVLPNFLIAPILQLIFGIQLGWFPVGGWGDGSIKHLILPIVVLALPHAGRISRITRGSMIEVMNQNFIRTAKAKGIGPRLTVMRHALKPALMPVVSYLGPAASYLLTGSLVVESIFGLPGIGRYFVNAALNRDYGMVLGTVIFYMVLIVFLNLLVDIAYAWLDPKVRNR; encoded by the coding sequence ATGATCAAATATGCCCTCCGTCGCCTGCTATCGACGATCCCCGTTCTGTGGATCGCCGTCACAGCCTGTTTTTTCGTTTTGCGCCTTGCCCCCGGCGGCCCGTTCGATGGCGAAAGGCCATTGCCGCCGGTGATCCTGAAAAACCTCGCGGTTCATTACAATCTCGATAAGCCGCTGATCCAGCAGTACCTGATCTATGTCGGTGACCTGCTTCGGGGCGATCTCGGCCCCTCCTTCGCCAGCGAGGATTTTTCCGTCGCCCAGCAGATCATGATCGGTCTGCCCTATACCTTCACGATTGGTACCGCCGCCTTCCTGATCGCCATCATCGTCGGCATCGCCGTCGGCTGTCTTGGCGCGCTCTACCAGAACAAGACGCCGGACTATATTCTCGGCGCCCTCATCCTGGTGGGGGTGGTGTTGCCGAACTTCCTGATCGCGCCGATCCTGCAATTGATCTTCGGAATTCAGCTCGGCTGGTTTCCGGTCGGCGGCTGGGGTGACGGCTCGATCAAACATCTGATCCTGCCGATCGTCGTTCTGGCCCTGCCGCATGCCGGCCGCATCTCGCGCATCACCCGCGGCTCGATGATCGAGGTGATGAACCAGAACTTCATCCGCACCGCCAAAGCCAAGGGCATCGGTCCGCGGCTGACGGTGATGCGCCATGCGCTGAAGCCCGCGCTCATGCCTGTGGTCTCCTATCTCGGGCCGGCGGCAAGCTACCTTCTCACCGGTTCGCTCGTTGTCGAAAGCATCTTCGGATTGCCCGGCATCGGCCGCTACTTCGTCAACGCAGCGCTGAACCGCGATTACGGCATGGTTCTCGGTACGGTCATCTTCTACATGGTGCTGATCGTGTTCCTGAACCTTCTGGTCGACATCGCCTATGCCTGGCTGGACCCGAAAGTGAGAAACCGATGA
- a CDS encoding ABC transporter permease — MILNPAKRELLAEELLQAEGLAPEGRSLTRDALRRLGRNKAAVLSIAVLALLILAAFLGPWFIPFNYEDPDWAAFRIPPSIETGHYFGTDPNGRDLLARVLYGTRVSLAVALTATVVSVVIGVLYGAISGYIGGRLDAIMMRFVDIMYALPYILFVILLMVIFGRNVYLLFAAIGALEWLTMARIVRGQTLSIKHREFIEAARASGQRPFKIIVKHIIPNLVGPVVIFAALTVPEIIATESFLSYLGFGVQEPLTSLGTLIAEGTDAMESMPWLLIFPASFLVALLLSLLFIGDGLRDAFDPKDR; from the coding sequence ATGATCCTCAACCCCGCAAAACGCGAACTGCTCGCCGAGGAGCTTCTGCAGGCGGAGGGCCTGGCCCCCGAAGGCCGTTCGCTCACCAGGGATGCGCTCCGCCGCCTCGGGCGCAACAAGGCGGCCGTTCTGTCGATCGCCGTCCTGGCGCTGTTGATCCTCGCCGCCTTCCTCGGCCCCTGGTTCATTCCCTTCAACTACGAGGATCCGGACTGGGCCGCCTTCCGCATTCCGCCGTCGATCGAGACCGGCCATTATTTCGGCACCGACCCGAACGGACGCGACCTGCTTGCCCGCGTGCTCTACGGCACCCGCGTCTCGCTGGCCGTGGCGCTGACGGCAACCGTCGTCTCGGTCGTCATCGGCGTACTCTACGGCGCCATATCGGGCTATATCGGCGGCAGGCTGGACGCGATCATGATGCGCTTCGTCGATATCATGTACGCGCTTCCCTATATCCTCTTCGTCATCCTGCTGATGGTGATCTTCGGCCGCAACGTCTACCTGCTCTTTGCCGCGATCGGCGCGCTGGAATGGCTGACCATGGCCCGCATCGTGCGGGGCCAGACCCTGTCGATCAAGCATCGCGAATTCATCGAGGCGGCCCGTGCCTCCGGGCAGCGGCCGTTCAAGATCATCGTCAAGCACATCATTCCGAACCTCGTCGGCCCGGTGGTCATCTTCGCGGCGCTGACGGTGCCCGAGATCATCGCCACCGAAAGCTTCCTGTCCTACCTCGGCTTCGGCGTCCAGGAACCGCTGACCTCGCTCGGCACGCTGATCGCCGAGGGAACCGACGCCATGGAAAGCATGCCCTGGCTGCTGATCTTCCCGGCAAGTTTCCTCGTGGCCCTGCTGCTCAGCCTGCTCTTCATCGGCGACGGCCTGCGCGACGCGTTCGACCCGAAGGATCGCTAG
- a CDS encoding ABC transporter ATP-binding protein: MAHETQKDILLELKDYSITFKTPDGEVKAVSNMNLTVRRGERVAIVGESGSGKSQTFLGIMGLLAKNGRTAGQALLEGRDVLSLKPRELDQIRGKDMAMVFQDPMTALNPSLRISRQLTEQLEVHRGLTARAASEAALDMLKRVGIPDPTRRFHLYPHELSGGMRQRIVIAMALLTKPKLLIADEPTTALDVTIQAQILDLFNDLTAEMNTALIMITHDLGVVAGLADRVAVMYAGRIVEEAPVDELFDNPAHPYTAALHASIPRPDQDVDELVVIPGRPPNLQHLPKGCNFSPRCSQVQDDCIDRPPPLETLAPRHCAACYHPFPRREELLNHG, from the coding sequence ATGGCCCATGAAACGCAAAAAGACATTCTGCTCGAACTCAAGGACTATTCGATTACCTTCAAAACGCCTGACGGCGAGGTGAAGGCGGTCTCGAATATGAACCTCACCGTCCGGCGCGGCGAGCGCGTCGCCATCGTCGGCGAGTCCGGTTCGGGCAAGAGCCAGACCTTCCTCGGCATCATGGGCCTGCTCGCCAAGAACGGCAGGACGGCGGGACAGGCGCTGCTCGAAGGCAGGGATGTGCTGTCGTTGAAACCGCGCGAGCTCGACCAGATCCGTGGCAAGGACATGGCCATGGTCTTCCAGGATCCGATGACCGCCTTGAATCCATCGCTCAGGATTTCGCGGCAGCTGACGGAACAACTCGAGGTTCACCGCGGCCTGACGGCACGCGCCGCATCCGAGGCGGCCCTCGACATGCTGAAACGCGTCGGCATCCCGGACCCGACGCGGCGCTTCCACCTCTATCCGCATGAGCTTTCCGGCGGCATGCGTCAGCGCATCGTCATTGCCATGGCGCTGCTCACCAAGCCGAAGCTGCTGATTGCCGACGAGCCCACCACGGCGCTCGACGTCACCATTCAGGCGCAGATCCTCGATCTCTTCAACGACCTGACGGCGGAGATGAACACGGCGCTGATCATGATCACCCACGATCTCGGCGTCGTCGCCGGCCTCGCCGACCGCGTCGCCGTCATGTATGCCGGCCGCATCGTCGAGGAGGCGCCGGTCGACGAGCTGTTCGACAATCCCGCCCATCCCTATACGGCGGCGCTGCATGCCTCGATCCCGCGCCCGGATCAGGATGTCGACGAGCTGGTCGTTATCCCCGGGCGCCCGCCGAACCTGCAGCACCTGCCGAAGGGCTGCAATTTCTCGCCGCGCTGTTCACAGGTCCAGGACGATTGCATCGACCGTCCGCCGCCGCTCGAAACCCTGGCGCCGCGCCACTGCGCCGCCTGCTACCACCCGTTCCCGCGCCGTGAGGAGTTGCTGAACCATGGCTGA
- a CDS encoding ABC transporter ATP-binding protein codes for MADRSLLRVENLTTQFELPAKGLFKPPIFLTAVNNVSFDLAEGRTLGVVGESGCGKSTLGRSILRLLKSQKGRILWQGRNLLDLSEEEMRAARRDMQIIFQDPIASLDPRMTVGDIIAEPLTVFEPKLSKAERTERVREIMTAVGLVPEMINRYPHEFSGGQAQRIGIARAVITKPKLIICDEPVSALDVSIQGQVITLLRKLRKEFGLTLIFISHDLSVVRLISDDVLVLYLGRVVEAGNCATVFDHPAHPYTQALFSAAPIPDPKLARQRTRIRLQGDPPSPLNPPKGCVFSPRCWKATDICRTEMPPTEGVRPGQKAACYHMDRP; via the coding sequence ATGGCTGACCGATCGCTGCTGAGGGTCGAGAACCTGACGACCCAGTTCGAATTGCCGGCGAAAGGCTTGTTCAAGCCGCCGATTTTCCTCACCGCCGTCAACAATGTCAGCTTCGATCTCGCCGAAGGCCGCACCCTCGGCGTCGTCGGCGAATCCGGCTGCGGCAAGTCCACGCTCGGCCGCTCCATCCTGCGGCTGTTGAAATCGCAGAAGGGCCGCATCCTCTGGCAGGGCCGCAATCTTCTCGACCTCTCGGAGGAGGAAATGCGCGCCGCCCGCCGCGACATGCAGATCATCTTCCAGGATCCGATCGCCTCGCTCGACCCGCGCATGACGGTCGGCGATATCATCGCCGAACCGCTCACCGTTTTCGAGCCAAAGCTTTCAAAGGCCGAACGCACCGAACGCGTCCGCGAAATCATGACTGCCGTCGGCCTGGTGCCGGAGATGATCAACCGCTATCCGCACGAATTTTCCGGTGGCCAGGCGCAACGCATCGGCATCGCCCGCGCTGTCATCACCAAACCGAAGCTGATCATCTGCGACGAGCCGGTTTCGGCCCTCGACGTCTCAATCCAGGGCCAGGTGATCACGCTTCTGCGCAAGCTGCGCAAGGAGTTTGGCCTGACGCTGATTTTCATCAGCCACGACCTCTCCGTCGTGCGGCTGATTTCCGACGATGTGCTGGTGCTCTATCTCGGCCGGGTGGTGGAGGCGGGCAACTGTGCCACCGTCTTCGATCATCCGGCCCATCCCTATACACAGGCACTCTTTTCCGCAGCACCGATCCCGGATCCGAAGCTCGCGCGCCAGCGTACCCGCATCCGCCTGCAGGGCGATCCGCCCTCGCCGCTCAACCCGCCGAAAGGTTGTGTCTTCTCGCCGCGCTGCTGGAAGGCGACCGATATCTGTCGCACCGAAATGCCGCCGACCGAGGGGGTCCGTCCCGGTCAGAAGGCAGCTTGCTATCATATGGACAGGCCATGA
- a CDS encoding sugar kinase — translation MSRRFLSIGECMVELSQAGDGLLRKGFAGDTFNTAWYARACLGPDWSVDYFTALGDDAMSDEMVAFIDKAGIGTSLIRRIRGKTPGLYMINLKNGERSFSYWRDSSAARGLAADPDRLREAVESADLVYFSGITLAILPQEDATTLLAEIRRAKAAGKLVVFDPNIRPRLWSSYDIMHATISEGARSSVIVMPSFDDEAAHFGDDSIEATINRYHALGAVHIVVKNGADGVRLNFAGEESFVPAEKVAQVVDTTSAGDSFNGAFLANYLETTDATAAARFAAGVAARVVSEHGALVAKEKLGLNGG, via the coding sequence GTGAGCAGACGGTTTCTATCGATCGGTGAATGCATGGTGGAGCTCTCGCAGGCAGGCGACGGCCTGCTGCGCAAAGGTTTCGCCGGCGATACGTTCAACACCGCCTGGTATGCCCGTGCCTGCCTCGGCCCCGACTGGTCGGTCGATTATTTTACCGCGCTTGGCGACGATGCGATGTCGGATGAGATGGTCGCCTTCATCGACAAGGCAGGCATCGGCACGAGCCTCATCCGCCGCATCAGGGGCAAGACGCCCGGCCTCTATATGATCAATCTGAAGAACGGCGAGCGCTCCTTCAGCTATTGGCGCGACAGTTCGGCTGCCCGCGGACTGGCCGCCGACCCCGACCGCCTGCGTGAGGCGGTTGAGAGTGCTGACCTCGTCTATTTCTCCGGCATCACCCTTGCCATCCTGCCGCAGGAGGATGCCACGACCCTGCTCGCCGAAATCCGCCGCGCCAAGGCCGCCGGCAAGCTGGTGGTGTTCGACCCGAACATCCGCCCCCGCCTCTGGTCGAGTTATGACATCATGCACGCAACGATCAGCGAGGGCGCCCGCTCCTCGGTGATCGTCATGCCGAGCTTCGATGATGAGGCCGCCCATTTCGGCGACGATTCCATCGAGGCGACGATCAACCGCTATCACGCGCTGGGCGCCGTCCATATCGTCGTCAAGAATGGCGCGGACGGAGTCAGGCTGAATTTCGCCGGAGAGGAGAGCTTCGTTCCGGCCGAGAAGGTCGCCCAAGTGGTCGATACCACCAGTGCCGGCGACAGCTTCAACGGCGCCTTCCTTGCAAACTATCTGGAAACAACGGATGCAACCGCCGCCGCCCGCTTCGCCGCAGGCGTCGCAGCCCGCGTCGTCAGTGAACACGGCGCATTGGTGGCAAAGGAAAAACTGGGGTTGAACGGCGGCTGA
- the gstI gene encoding glutamine synthetase translation inhibitor GstI codes for MPTGFHRESATVYQFPVKPTRAASRFERFRTMEREAADICDAALDSCWYHDEAARETDRPTKS; via the coding sequence ATGCCCACCGGTTTCCATCGTGAATCCGCAACGGTCTACCAGTTTCCCGTCAAGCCGACGCGGGCCGCCAGCCGGTTCGAACGCTTTCGGACGATGGAGCGCGAGGCAGCCGATATTTGCGACGCGGCGCTCGACAGCTGCTGGTACCATGACGAGGCGGCTCGCGAGACCGACCGGCCGACGAAGTCCTGA
- a CDS encoding glutamine synthetase beta-grasp domain-containing protein, giving the protein MTKYKLEYIWLDGYTPVPNLRGKTQIKEFDVFPTLEQLPLWGFDGSSTMQAEGRSSDCVLKPVAIYPDPARTNGALVMCEVMMPDGVTPHSSNARATILDDEDAWFGFEQEYFFYQNGRPLGFPEQGYPAPQGPYYTGVGYSNVGDVAREIVEEHLDLCLAAGINHEGINAEVAKGQWEFQIFGKGSKKAADQIWMARYLLQRLTEKYGIDIEYHCKPLGDTDWNGSGMHCNFSTKFMREVGGKAYFEALMAQFEKNLMDHIDVYGPDNDKRLTGKHETAPWNKFSYGVADRGASIRVPHSFVKNDYKGYLEDRRPNSQGCPYQIASQVLKTISEVPTASSASAAA; this is encoded by the coding sequence ATGACAAAATATAAGCTCGAGTATATTTGGCTCGATGGGTACACTCCGGTACCGAACCTGCGTGGCAAGACGCAGATCAAGGAATTCGACGTATTCCCGACGCTGGAACAGCTTCCGCTCTGGGGCTTCGACGGTTCGTCGACCATGCAGGCCGAAGGCCGCAGCTCCGATTGCGTGCTGAAGCCCGTCGCCATTTATCCCGACCCGGCCCGCACCAACGGCGCGCTCGTCATGTGCGAAGTCATGATGCCCGATGGCGTCACGCCGCACTCGAGCAACGCTCGCGCGACCATCCTCGACGACGAAGATGCCTGGTTCGGCTTCGAACAGGAATATTTCTTCTATCAGAACGGCCGCCCGCTCGGCTTCCCTGAGCAGGGCTACCCGGCTCCGCAGGGGCCCTACTACACCGGCGTCGGCTATTCGAACGTCGGCGACGTCGCCCGCGAAATCGTCGAAGAACATCTCGACCTCTGCCTCGCTGCCGGCATCAACCACGAAGGCATCAATGCCGAAGTGGCCAAGGGCCAGTGGGAATTCCAGATTTTCGGCAAGGGCTCCAAGAAGGCCGCCGACCAGATCTGGATGGCACGCTACCTGCTGCAGCGCCTGACCGAAAAATACGGCATCGACATCGAGTATCACTGCAAGCCGCTCGGCGACACCGACTGGAACGGTTCGGGCATGCATTGCAACTTCTCGACCAAGTTCATGCGCGAAGTCGGCGGCAAGGCCTATTTCGAAGCGCTGATGGCGCAGTTCGAAAAGAACCTGATGGACCACATCGACGTCTACGGTCCTGACAACGACAAGCGCCTGACCGGCAAGCACGAAACGGCTCCGTGGAACAAGTTCTCCTACGGCGTTGCCGACCGTGGCGCCTCGATCCGCGTCCCGCATTCCTTCGTCAAGAACGACTACAAGGGCTATCTGGAAGATCGCCGCCCGAACTCGCAGGGCTGCCCCTATCAGATCGCTTCCCAGGTTCTGAAGACGATTTCGGAAGTTCCGACTGCAAGCTCGGCTTCTGCTGCCGCTTAA